The following are encoded in a window of Numida meleagris isolate 19003 breed g44 Domestic line chromosome 9, NumMel1.0, whole genome shotgun sequence genomic DNA:
- the MPHOSPH10 gene encoding U3 small nucleolar ribonucleoprotein protein MPP10 isoform X1, with protein MAAVAGLEKCLRVAGAAAARPERFLSVQDELAADFRTLTKTLYDLNKALGSSVVRGSPLKELVIENFDEEQIWQQLELQNNVVLDVFKKSVAQCTSDKDLWLVSGQEDDGSDAEATSDSEVEDVMESEAEQENVYTKHKTEAKEKKGKPRESVIEKYSDEDSDVDFDIEALEQETKTAKKATVKKTGRKSIVDDKFFKLAEMEAFLEHVEKENGEREEEEEDDIDYFEDIISDDEEEEFEKAKVKVRISPVKSSRDLTYKDFFDPVDDNDDLVADDAEDYEDEKADSAVEEENEESMSEAEDVSDMIMENMRNKKVSFSLPDDSENEDGTDMQLERGIDLSEIKSSFEKRQEKMSEKIKSLEEELLEEKPWQLKGEVTGHKRPENSLLEETVLFDHAVRMAPVITEETTFQLEDIIKQRILDEAWDDVVPKEKPKEDAFEYKKRITLDHEKSKLSLAEIYEQEYLKLHQQKTEEEENPEHKEIQGMMDSLFLKLDALCNFHFTPKPPVPEVKIVSNLPAISMEEVAPVAVSDAALLAPEEIKEKNKAGDVKTDAEKTPTDKKRERRKKKLRKRIKLKEKEKRQKLLEKMKPEQGTKLSKKAAAAKLKKLTKEGKASLLKDEGKDKAVKSSQAFFSQLQDQVRMQIKDANKLKKKQKKQKDVSVHKLKL; from the exons ATGGCGGCCGTGGCGGGGCTGGAGAAGTGCCTCCGCGTGGCGGGCGCTGCTGCGGCGCGGCCCGAGCGTTTCCTCAG tGTACAGGATGAGCTGGCTGCTGACTTCAGAACATTAACAAAGACTCTCTATGATTTAAACAAAGCTCTGGGTAGCAGTGTAGTTCGTGGAAGTCCTCTCAAAGAGCTGGTGATAGAGAACTTTGATGAAGAACAGATCTGGCAACAACTAGAGCTCCAGAATAATGTGGTTCTTGATGTCTTTAAGAAATCTGTTGCACAGTGTACCAGTGATAAAGACCTTTGGCTGGTCTCTGGCCAGGAAGATGATGGCTCTGATGCAGAAGCCACCAGTGATAGTGAAGTGGAAGATGTGATGGAATCAGAAGCTGAACAGGAGAATGTgtatacaaaacacaaaactgaagctaaagaaaagaagggtaAACCCAGAGAAAGTGTAATAGAGAAATACAGTGATGAAGATTCTGATGTTGACTTTGATATTGAAGCACTAGAGCAAGAAACTAAAACAGCCAAGAaagcaacagtgaaaaaaactggaagaaagtCTATAGTGGATGACAAATTTTTCAAGCTAGCTGAGATGGAAGCTTTTCTAGAACatgtggagaaggaaaatggggagagggaggaggaggaagaagatgataTCGACTATTTTGAAGACATTATCTCAGATgatgaggaagaagaatttgaaaaagCTAAAGTCAAAGTAAGAATATCG CCGGTTAAAAGCTCTAGAGATCTAACGTACAAAGATTTCTTTGATCCTGTTGATGACAATGATGACTTAGTAGCTGATGATGCTGAAGATTATGAGGATGAGAAAGCAGATAGTGCTGTTGAAGAGGAGAATGAAGAAAGCATGTCTGA ggCTGAGGATGTTAGTGACATGATCAtggaaaatatgagaaataaaaaagtttctTTTAGTCTGCCAGATGACAGTGAAAACGAAGATGGTACTGATATGCAATTAGAGAGGGGTATTGATCTCAGTGAGATTAAGTCATCTTTTgagaagagacaggaaaag atgagcgaaaaaataaaaagtttagaAGAAGAGTTGTTAGAGGAGAAACCTTGGCAGCTTAAAGGAGAAGTGACTGGACATAAGAGACCTGAAAACAGCCTTTTGGAGGAAACAGTACTCTTTGATCATGCAGTGCGAATGG ctCCTGTGATCACAGAAGAAACTACTTTTCAACTTGAAGATATCATTAAGCAGAGAATATTGGATGAG GCATGGGATGATGTAGtaccaaaagaaaaaccaaaagaGGATGCCTTTGAGTACAAGAAACGTATCACTTTGGATCATGAAAAGAGTAAATTGAGTCTTGCTGAGATCTATGAGCAAGAATACTTGAAACTTCACCAG caaaaaacagaagaagaagaaaatcctgaGCACAAAGAAATTCAGGGAATGATGGATTCGCTCTTCCTAAAACTGGATGCACTTTGTAATTTCCACTTCACGCCCAAACCA CCTGTGCCAGAAGTTAAAATAGTGTCAAACCTGCCAGCTATAAGTATGGAAGAAGTAGCACCTGTTGCTGTTAGTGATGCTGCTCTCTTAGCACCAGAGGAGATcaag gaaaagaacaaagctggTGATGTAAAAACAGATGCGGAAAAGACTCCCACAGACAAAAAACGGGAGcggagaaagaaaaagctccGTAAACGTATAAAgctaaaggaaaaggagaaacgTCAAAAACTTCTTGAAAAGATGAAACCAGAACAAGGCACAAAACTCAGCaaaaaagctgctgcagcaaaattaaaaaagcttACAAAAGAAGGCAAAGCATCGCTACTCAAG GATGAAGGAAAAGACAAGGCCGTGAAATCATCCCAAGCCTTCTTCTCCCAGTTACAAGATCAAGTGAGAATGCAAATCAAAGATGCAaacaaattaaagaagaaacaaaaaaagcagaaagatgtcTCTGTCCATAAACTTAAATTATAA
- the MPHOSPH10 gene encoding U3 small nucleolar ribonucleoprotein protein MPP10 isoform X2: MAAVAGLEKCLRVAGAAAARPERFLSVQDELAADFRTLTKTLYDLNKALGSSVVRGSPLKELVIENFDEEQIWQQLELQNNVVLDVFKKSVAQCTSDKDLWLVSGQEDDGSDAEATSDSEVEDVMESEAEQENVYTKHKTEAKEKKGKPRESVIEKYSDEDSDVDFDIEALEQETKTAKKATVKKTGRKSIVDDKFFKLAEMEAFLEHVEKENGEREEEEEDDIDYFEDIISDDEEEEFEKAKVKPVKSSRDLTYKDFFDPVDDNDDLVADDAEDYEDEKADSAVEEENEESMSEAEDVSDMIMENMRNKKVSFSLPDDSENEDGTDMQLERGIDLSEIKSSFEKRQEKMSEKIKSLEEELLEEKPWQLKGEVTGHKRPENSLLEETVLFDHAVRMAPVITEETTFQLEDIIKQRILDEAWDDVVPKEKPKEDAFEYKKRITLDHEKSKLSLAEIYEQEYLKLHQQKTEEEENPEHKEIQGMMDSLFLKLDALCNFHFTPKPPVPEVKIVSNLPAISMEEVAPVAVSDAALLAPEEIKEKNKAGDVKTDAEKTPTDKKRERRKKKLRKRIKLKEKEKRQKLLEKMKPEQGTKLSKKAAAAKLKKLTKEGKASLLKDEGKDKAVKSSQAFFSQLQDQVRMQIKDANKLKKKQKKQKDVSVHKLKL; the protein is encoded by the exons ATGGCGGCCGTGGCGGGGCTGGAGAAGTGCCTCCGCGTGGCGGGCGCTGCTGCGGCGCGGCCCGAGCGTTTCCTCAG tGTACAGGATGAGCTGGCTGCTGACTTCAGAACATTAACAAAGACTCTCTATGATTTAAACAAAGCTCTGGGTAGCAGTGTAGTTCGTGGAAGTCCTCTCAAAGAGCTGGTGATAGAGAACTTTGATGAAGAACAGATCTGGCAACAACTAGAGCTCCAGAATAATGTGGTTCTTGATGTCTTTAAGAAATCTGTTGCACAGTGTACCAGTGATAAAGACCTTTGGCTGGTCTCTGGCCAGGAAGATGATGGCTCTGATGCAGAAGCCACCAGTGATAGTGAAGTGGAAGATGTGATGGAATCAGAAGCTGAACAGGAGAATGTgtatacaaaacacaaaactgaagctaaagaaaagaagggtaAACCCAGAGAAAGTGTAATAGAGAAATACAGTGATGAAGATTCTGATGTTGACTTTGATATTGAAGCACTAGAGCAAGAAACTAAAACAGCCAAGAaagcaacagtgaaaaaaactggaagaaagtCTATAGTGGATGACAAATTTTTCAAGCTAGCTGAGATGGAAGCTTTTCTAGAACatgtggagaaggaaaatggggagagggaggaggaggaagaagatgataTCGACTATTTTGAAGACATTATCTCAGATgatgaggaagaagaatttgaaaaagCTAAAGTCAAA CCGGTTAAAAGCTCTAGAGATCTAACGTACAAAGATTTCTTTGATCCTGTTGATGACAATGATGACTTAGTAGCTGATGATGCTGAAGATTATGAGGATGAGAAAGCAGATAGTGCTGTTGAAGAGGAGAATGAAGAAAGCATGTCTGA ggCTGAGGATGTTAGTGACATGATCAtggaaaatatgagaaataaaaaagtttctTTTAGTCTGCCAGATGACAGTGAAAACGAAGATGGTACTGATATGCAATTAGAGAGGGGTATTGATCTCAGTGAGATTAAGTCATCTTTTgagaagagacaggaaaag atgagcgaaaaaataaaaagtttagaAGAAGAGTTGTTAGAGGAGAAACCTTGGCAGCTTAAAGGAGAAGTGACTGGACATAAGAGACCTGAAAACAGCCTTTTGGAGGAAACAGTACTCTTTGATCATGCAGTGCGAATGG ctCCTGTGATCACAGAAGAAACTACTTTTCAACTTGAAGATATCATTAAGCAGAGAATATTGGATGAG GCATGGGATGATGTAGtaccaaaagaaaaaccaaaagaGGATGCCTTTGAGTACAAGAAACGTATCACTTTGGATCATGAAAAGAGTAAATTGAGTCTTGCTGAGATCTATGAGCAAGAATACTTGAAACTTCACCAG caaaaaacagaagaagaagaaaatcctgaGCACAAAGAAATTCAGGGAATGATGGATTCGCTCTTCCTAAAACTGGATGCACTTTGTAATTTCCACTTCACGCCCAAACCA CCTGTGCCAGAAGTTAAAATAGTGTCAAACCTGCCAGCTATAAGTATGGAAGAAGTAGCACCTGTTGCTGTTAGTGATGCTGCTCTCTTAGCACCAGAGGAGATcaag gaaaagaacaaagctggTGATGTAAAAACAGATGCGGAAAAGACTCCCACAGACAAAAAACGGGAGcggagaaagaaaaagctccGTAAACGTATAAAgctaaaggaaaaggagaaacgTCAAAAACTTCTTGAAAAGATGAAACCAGAACAAGGCACAAAACTCAGCaaaaaagctgctgcagcaaaattaaaaaagcttACAAAAGAAGGCAAAGCATCGCTACTCAAG GATGAAGGAAAAGACAAGGCCGTGAAATCATCCCAAGCCTTCTTCTCCCAGTTACAAGATCAAGTGAGAATGCAAATCAAAGATGCAaacaaattaaagaagaaacaaaaaaagcagaaagatgtcTCTGTCCATAAACTTAAATTATAA
- the MCEE gene encoding methylmalonyl-CoA epimerase, mitochondrial isoform X1 has translation MAASLGRAAAGLLTRLQTSAPTVPTLLSSNSFSQNIPSSLWKLGRLNHVAIAVPDLEKAQSLYKDVLGAQVSKTVALPEHGVYTVFVELGNTKLELLHPLGEKSPIASFLQKNKTGGMHHICIEVDDIKAAMAELKKKKIRILSEEPKIGAHGKPVIFLHPKDCHGVLVELEQA, from the exons ATGGCGGCCTCCCTGGGGCGCGCAGCGGCCG gGCTTCTTACCAGATTGCAGACTTCAGCTCCCACAGTACCAACTTTATTATCATCgaattctttttctcaaaacattCCAAGCTCTTTGTGGAAATTGGGCCGACTTAATCATGTAGCAATTGCAGTACCCGATCTGGAGAAAGCTCAGTCCTTGTATAAAGATGTGCTAGGAGCACAGGTGAGCAAGACTGTTGCTCTTCCTGAACACGGTGTCTACACTGTTTTTGTGGAGCTGGGAAATACAAAGCTGGAACTTCTACACCCCTTGGGAGAGAAAAGTCCCATTGCAAGCTTTCTGCAAAAGAATAAGACTGGAGGAATGCATCATATCTGCATTGAG gTTGATGACATAAAAGCAGCAAtggcagaactgaagaaaaaaaagattcgAATATTGAGTGAAGAGCCAAAAATAGGTGCACATGGTAAACCTGTGATTTTTCTTCACCCTAAAGACTGCCACGGAGTCCTTGTGGAACTTGAGCAAGCCTGA
- the MCEE gene encoding methylmalonyl-CoA epimerase, mitochondrial isoform X2 → MNTAPHQGQQAYERHLQDAILCLYQDNWLLTRLQTSAPTVPTLLSSNSFSQNIPSSLWKLGRLNHVAIAVPDLEKAQSLYKDVLGAQVSKTVALPEHGVYTVFVELGNTKLELLHPLGEKSPIASFLQKNKTGGMHHICIEVDDIKAAMAELKKKKIRILSEEPKIGAHGKPVIFLHPKDCHGVLVELEQA, encoded by the exons ATGAACACTGCCCCCCATCAGGGGCAACAAGCCTATGAAAGACATTTGCAGGATGCCATTTTATGCCTCTATCAAGACAACT gGCTTCTTACCAGATTGCAGACTTCAGCTCCCACAGTACCAACTTTATTATCATCgaattctttttctcaaaacattCCAAGCTCTTTGTGGAAATTGGGCCGACTTAATCATGTAGCAATTGCAGTACCCGATCTGGAGAAAGCTCAGTCCTTGTATAAAGATGTGCTAGGAGCACAGGTGAGCAAGACTGTTGCTCTTCCTGAACACGGTGTCTACACTGTTTTTGTGGAGCTGGGAAATACAAAGCTGGAACTTCTACACCCCTTGGGAGAGAAAAGTCCCATTGCAAGCTTTCTGCAAAAGAATAAGACTGGAGGAATGCATCATATCTGCATTGAG gTTGATGACATAAAAGCAGCAAtggcagaactgaagaaaaaaaagattcgAATATTGAGTGAAGAGCCAAAAATAGGTGCACATGGTAAACCTGTGATTTTTCTTCACCCTAAAGACTGCCACGGAGTCCTTGTGGAACTTGAGCAAGCCTGA